In one window of Rhodopseudomonas palustris HaA2 DNA:
- a CDS encoding SDR family NAD(P)-dependent oxidoreductase, with the protein MNDLDFGGQQMLIVGGSSGIGNGIAQAFRTRGAKVCVTGTRAQTSDYAPEDGSDFGGLTYAQLDVSKPQAIEAFAPALERLDVLVLAQGAVIYRRGEFAMDGFRHVMEVNLISLMACAVKFHPLLKASSGKLIIVSSTAAFHATKGNPAYNASKTGAMGLTRTLAQAWAEDGIRVNGIAPGLVDTKMTKVTTANPKRLAGAIEGIPMRRLGTPQEMAGAALFLASPLSSYVLGQTLVVDGGLIL; encoded by the coding sequence GCGCAGGCGTTTCGCACGCGCGGCGCGAAAGTCTGCGTCACCGGCACCCGGGCGCAAACGTCCGACTACGCACCCGAAGACGGTAGCGATTTCGGCGGGCTGACTTACGCGCAGCTCGACGTCAGCAAGCCACAGGCGATCGAGGCGTTCGCGCCGGCGCTGGAGCGGCTCGACGTGCTGGTGCTGGCGCAGGGCGCGGTGATCTATCGTCGCGGCGAGTTCGCGATGGACGGCTTCCGCCACGTGATGGAGGTCAATCTGATCAGCCTGATGGCCTGCGCGGTGAAGTTTCATCCGCTGCTCAAGGCGTCGTCCGGCAAGCTGATCATCGTCTCATCCACCGCGGCGTTTCACGCCACCAAGGGCAACCCGGCCTACAACGCCTCGAAGACCGGCGCGATGGGGCTGACCCGGACGCTGGCGCAGGCCTGGGCCGAGGACGGCATCCGCGTCAACGGCATCGCGCCCGGCCTGGTCGATACCAAAATGACCAAGGTCACCACCGCCAATCCGAAGCGGCTCGCCGGCGCCATCGAGGGCATTCCGATGCGGCGGCTCGGCACGCCGCAGGAGATGGCCGGCGCGGCGTTGTTTCTCGCCTCGCCGTTGTCGTCCTACGTGCTCGGCCAGACCCTGGTGGTCGATGGCGGGCTGATTTTGTAG